Proteins co-encoded in one Deltaproteobacteria bacterium genomic window:
- the pyrR gene encoding bifunctional pyr operon transcriptional regulator/uracil phosphoribosyltransferase PyrR, which yields MTAADIGRSLDRLACQIVEDVVDHRSLALIGIQRRGVDLAGRLGRLLSSRIGFAVPCGELDINLYRDDWTTTTSTPNINATHIDFSVDEKTLILVDDVLFTGRTVRCALEALLDFGRPRAVKLLVLIDRGHRELPIQADFIGKAVPTARSEQINVFLSERDGRDTVVLS from the coding sequence ATGACCGCCGCCGATATCGGACGGTCCCTGGACAGGCTGGCCTGCCAAATCGTGGAGGATGTCGTCGATCACCGCTCCCTGGCCTTGATTGGAATCCAGCGTCGTGGCGTGGATCTGGCTGGTCGTCTGGGTCGGCTACTTTCCAGCCGGATCGGTTTCGCGGTGCCTTGTGGAGAGCTGGATATCAATTTGTACCGCGATGACTGGACCACCACGACATCCACGCCGAACATCAACGCCACCCACATCGATTTTTCCGTGGACGAGAAAACGCTGATTTTGGTGGACGATGTTCTTTTCACTGGCCGCACGGTCCGCTGCGCCCTGGAAGCCTTGCTCGATTTTGGCCGTCCCCGGGCCGTGAAGCTGTTGGTCCTTATTGATCGCGGTCACCGCGAGTTGCCGATTCAGGCTGACTTTATCGGGAAAGCCGTGCCCACGGCCAGATCCGAGCAGATCAATGTTTTTTTGTCCGAGCGCGATGGCAGGGATACTGTCGTTTTGAGCTAA